One genomic window of Actinoplanes lobatus includes the following:
- a CDS encoding TatD family hydrolase, producing MRIFDPHIHMTSRTTDDYGRMAAAGVRAVVEPAFWLGQPRTNPGSFTDYFDSLVGWEPFRAAQFGIRHHATIALNPKEANDPRCRPVLDLIPRYLDKDSVVAVGEIGYDAMTPEEDEAFAVQLALAVEYELPALVHTPHRDKAQGVKRTLDVVRESGIHPGRVVVDHLNEVTVGDVHDTGCWMGFSIYPDTKMSPPRMVEILRSHGLDRMLVNSAADWGRSDPLLTRRTGEAMLAAGFSDDDVDRVLWRNPVEFYGQSGRLDLSETGDTGPLFEGSSILRGGS from the coding sequence GTGCGCATCTTCGACCCGCATATCCACATGACCTCACGCACCACCGACGACTACGGGCGGATGGCCGCCGCCGGAGTCCGGGCCGTCGTCGAACCGGCCTTCTGGCTCGGCCAGCCACGCACCAACCCGGGCTCGTTCACCGACTACTTCGACTCGCTGGTCGGGTGGGAGCCGTTCCGGGCCGCCCAGTTCGGCATCCGCCACCACGCCACCATCGCCCTGAACCCGAAGGAGGCCAACGATCCACGCTGCCGGCCGGTGCTCGACCTGATCCCGCGCTACCTCGACAAGGACTCGGTGGTGGCGGTCGGCGAGATCGGGTACGACGCGATGACCCCGGAGGAGGACGAGGCGTTCGCCGTGCAGCTGGCGCTGGCCGTCGAGTACGAACTGCCCGCACTCGTGCACACCCCGCACCGGGACAAGGCGCAGGGTGTGAAACGGACCCTCGACGTGGTGCGGGAGAGCGGTATCCACCCCGGCCGGGTGGTCGTCGACCATCTCAACGAGGTGACCGTCGGCGATGTGCACGACACCGGCTGCTGGATGGGCTTCTCGATCTACCCGGACACGAAGATGTCACCACCGCGGATGGTGGAGATCCTGCGCTCGCACGGCCTGGACCGGATGCTGGTCAACTCGGCCGCCGACTGGGGCCGCTCGGATCCGCTGCTGACCCGCCGCACCGGCGAGGCGATGCTCGCGGCCGGGTTCAGCGATGACGACGTGGACCGGGTGCTGTGGCGCAACCCGGTCGAGTTCTACGGACAGTCCGGGCGTCTCGACCTGAGCGAGACCGGCGACACCGGGCCGCTCTTCGAGGGCAGCTCGATCCTGCGAGGGGGCAGCTGA
- a CDS encoding inositol-3-phosphate synthase, protein MSLGVWLVGGRGSVAVTSIVGALALRAGLTAPTGCVTELPELRAAALPGFGDLVFGGHDPSTVPLTKRAEALADARVVPARLVAAVQADLAAVDADIRPLPAGPTQAGTAGLIIADLAEFRERHRLDRVVVVNVASTEPIAGPDPAHAELALLEAALTAGRPVLPPSALYAYAALRAGCAYVDFTPSTGARLPALDELARRQGLPYAGRDGKTGETLLKSVLAPMFAQRHLDVLTWSGINLLGGGDGANLADPAANDAKSASKQRVLRETLGQQPQGTVRIEYVEDIGNFKTAWDLVTFAGFLGTRMRMEFTWHGCDSALAAPLVLDLARLTGAAHAAGRSGALTELAFFFKDPPGDVPHGLADQYRMLTEFVAGLDQALP, encoded by the coding sequence ATGTCCCTGGGTGTCTGGCTGGTCGGCGGTCGCGGCAGTGTCGCGGTCACCAGCATTGTCGGAGCACTTGCCCTGCGCGCCGGTCTGACCGCGCCGACCGGGTGCGTCACCGAGCTGCCGGAACTGCGCGCCGCCGCCCTTCCCGGTTTCGGCGATCTCGTCTTCGGCGGCCACGATCCGTCCACGGTGCCGCTGACCAAGCGGGCCGAGGCCCTGGCCGACGCACGCGTCGTCCCGGCGCGCCTGGTGGCCGCCGTGCAGGCCGACCTGGCCGCGGTGGACGCCGACATCCGGCCGCTGCCGGCCGGCCCCACCCAGGCGGGAACGGCCGGCCTCATCATCGCCGACCTGGCCGAGTTCCGGGAACGCCACCGGCTGGACCGGGTCGTGGTGGTCAACGTCGCCTCCACCGAGCCGATCGCCGGGCCGGACCCGGCGCACGCCGAACTGGCGCTGCTGGAGGCCGCCCTCACCGCGGGACGGCCGGTGCTGCCGCCGAGCGCGCTGTACGCCTACGCGGCACTGCGGGCCGGCTGCGCGTACGTCGACTTCACCCCGTCCACCGGCGCCCGGCTGCCCGCCCTCGACGAACTGGCCCGGCGGCAGGGGCTGCCGTACGCCGGGCGCGACGGCAAGACCGGGGAGACCCTGCTCAAGTCGGTGCTGGCGCCGATGTTCGCCCAGCGCCACCTGGACGTGCTCACCTGGTCCGGCATCAACCTGCTCGGCGGCGGAGACGGGGCGAACCTCGCCGATCCGGCCGCCAACGACGCCAAGAGCGCGAGCAAGCAGCGGGTGCTGCGGGAGACCCTCGGGCAGCAGCCACAGGGCACGGTCCGGATCGAGTACGTCGAGGACATCGGCAACTTCAAGACCGCCTGGGACCTGGTGACGTTCGCCGGTTTCCTCGGCACCCGGATGCGCATGGAGTTCACCTGGCACGGCTGCGACTCGGCGCTGGCCGCCCCGCTCGTCCTGGACCTGGCCCGGCTGACCGGCGCCGCACACGCCGCCGGACGCTCCGGGGCACTGACCGAACTGGCGTTCTTCTTCAAGGACCCACCCGGCGACGTCCCGCACGGCCTGGCCGACCAGTACCGGATGCTCACCGAGTTCGTCGCCGGCCTCGATCAGGCGCTGCCGTGA
- a CDS encoding nucleotide pyrophosphatase/phosphodiesterase family protein, with product MTKLVVLDVVGLTPRLIEHMPRLRAIGAVNRLDPVLPAVTCSVQASLLTGETPAGHGIVGNGWYFRDLGEVLLWRQHHALVGGEKVWQAARKRSPGYTVANICWWYAMGADVDWTVTPRPVYHADGRKEPDCYTDPPELHDELTAKLGTFPLFTYWGPGAGLASSTWICRAAEHVMAAHDPDLTLVYVPHLDYDLQRYGPGDPRAAAAAAELDEVLGPLLDAARARGATIVALSEYGITPVRRPVDVNRRLREKGLLRVHTQAGMEYLDPWTSRAFAVADHQIAHVYVRDPADVPAVAELLEDLPGVAEVRDGLGHARSGELVLVAEPDAWFTYYYWLDDARAPDFARLVDIHRKPGYDPAELFFDPAGPAAAKRRAAVALARKKLGMRYLMRVVGLDAGARAVRGSHGRLPESAEDSPVLLCSDPAGAVGRIAATDVKSLLLRLAER from the coding sequence ATGACGAAACTCGTGGTCCTCGACGTGGTCGGGCTGACCCCGCGCCTGATCGAGCACATGCCCCGGCTGCGGGCGATCGGCGCCGTCAACCGGCTCGACCCGGTGCTCCCGGCCGTCACCTGCTCGGTACAGGCGAGCCTGCTGACCGGGGAGACCCCGGCCGGGCACGGCATCGTCGGCAACGGCTGGTACTTCCGGGATCTGGGCGAGGTGCTGCTGTGGCGCCAGCATCACGCCCTGGTCGGCGGGGAGAAGGTGTGGCAGGCCGCCCGGAAGCGGTCCCCGGGCTACACGGTCGCCAACATCTGCTGGTGGTACGCCATGGGCGCGGACGTCGACTGGACGGTCACGCCACGACCGGTCTACCACGCCGACGGCCGCAAGGAACCGGACTGCTACACCGACCCGCCGGAGCTGCACGACGAGCTGACCGCGAAACTGGGCACCTTCCCGCTTTTCACCTACTGGGGGCCGGGCGCCGGCCTGGCCTCGTCGACGTGGATCTGCCGGGCCGCCGAGCACGTGATGGCCGCCCACGACCCGGACCTGACCCTGGTCTACGTCCCGCACCTGGACTACGACCTGCAACGGTACGGCCCCGGCGACCCCCGGGCGGCGGCCGCCGCGGCCGAGTTGGACGAGGTGCTCGGCCCGCTGCTGGACGCCGCGCGGGCGCGCGGGGCGACGATCGTGGCGCTGTCGGAGTACGGCATCACCCCGGTGCGCCGGCCGGTCGACGTCAACCGGCGGCTGCGCGAGAAGGGCCTGCTGCGGGTACACACCCAAGCCGGCATGGAGTACCTGGACCCGTGGACGTCACGGGCGTTCGCCGTCGCCGACCACCAGATCGCCCACGTGTACGTGCGGGACCCGGCGGACGTGCCGGCGGTCGCGGAGCTGCTCGAGGACCTGCCGGGGGTCGCCGAGGTACGCGACGGCCTCGGCCATGCCCGCTCCGGTGAGCTGGTGCTGGTCGCCGAGCCGGACGCGTGGTTCACCTACTACTACTGGCTCGACGACGCCCGCGCCCCGGACTTCGCCCGGCTGGTGGACATCCACCGCAAACCCGGCTACGACCCGGCCGAGCTGTTCTTCGATCCCGCCGGGCCGGCCGCCGCGAAACGCCGGGCGGCCGTCGCGCTGGCCCGTAAGAAGCTCGGCATGCGCTACCTGATGCGGGTGGTCGGCCTGGACGCCGGCGCGCGAGCGGTCCGCGGCTCGCACGGCCGCCTGCCGGAGAGCGCCGAGGACTCCCCGGTCCTGCTCTGTTCGGACCCGGCCGGGGCCGTCGGCCGGATCGCCGCCACCGACGTGAAGAGCCTGCTGTTGCGCCTGGCCGAGCGGTAG
- a CDS encoding substrate-binding domain-containing protein — protein sequence MEKINSDLSRRRLLFGGAAVGAGALLTACTSNEAAPTPAQTKDSGNAEGNAAPGQKVVIGFSAPAADHGWIAAITNNAKAQAQAYSDVEFKSVEAGADAAAQRAALSTLIGQKPTVIVLLPHDGKELNSFGLEAMGAGIPVVNLDRAFPDARAYRTLIKGDNYGMGVAAADYIITQMKVKGITAPIIGEIAGMDELELTQERSKGFTDTLTAAGFKVANRRAARFTVDSGQQEAAQLLQALPKMDALWNHDDDQGVGVLAAINQAGRSEFIMVGGAGSKQAIETIQADNTVLKATVTYSPSMASSAISLARLIGQNKGMSDLVELQVPKNIVLASETITKGNASSYIKLGF from the coding sequence ATGGAAAAGATCAACTCCGACCTGTCGCGGCGCCGGCTGCTCTTCGGCGGCGCCGCGGTGGGTGCGGGAGCCCTTCTCACCGCGTGCACCAGCAACGAAGCGGCGCCGACCCCGGCGCAGACCAAGGACTCCGGAAACGCCGAGGGCAACGCGGCGCCGGGCCAGAAGGTCGTCATCGGCTTCTCCGCCCCCGCGGCCGACCACGGGTGGATCGCGGCCATCACCAACAACGCCAAGGCGCAGGCCCAGGCCTACTCGGACGTCGAGTTCAAGTCGGTGGAGGCGGGCGCCGACGCCGCCGCCCAGCGCGCGGCGCTGTCCACGCTGATCGGGCAGAAACCCACCGTCATCGTGCTGCTGCCGCACGACGGCAAGGAGCTCAACTCGTTCGGCCTCGAGGCGATGGGCGCCGGCATCCCGGTGGTCAACCTGGACCGCGCCTTCCCCGACGCCCGCGCCTACCGCACCCTGATCAAGGGCGACAACTACGGCATGGGTGTGGCCGCGGCCGACTACATCATCACGCAGATGAAGGTGAAGGGCATCACCGCCCCGATCATCGGCGAGATCGCCGGCATGGACGAGCTGGAACTGACCCAGGAGCGGTCCAAGGGCTTCACCGACACGCTGACGGCGGCCGGGTTCAAGGTGGCCAACCGTCGCGCGGCCCGGTTCACCGTCGACTCCGGCCAGCAGGAGGCGGCACAGCTGCTCCAGGCGCTGCCGAAGATGGACGCGCTCTGGAACCACGACGACGACCAGGGCGTCGGTGTGCTGGCCGCGATCAACCAGGCCGGCCGCAGCGAGTTCATCATGGTCGGCGGCGCCGGCTCGAAGCAGGCCATCGAGACGATCCAGGCCGACAACACGGTGCTCAAGGCGACGGTCACCTACAGCCCGTCGATGGCCTCGTCGGCCATCTCGCTGGCCCGGCTGATCGGCCAGAACAAGGGTATGTCCGACCTGGTGGAGCTCCAGGTTCCCAAGAACATCGTGCTGGCCTCGGAGACCATCACGAAGGGGAACGCGAGCAGCTACATCAAGCTCGGGTTCTGA
- a CDS encoding ABC transporter permease: MARNLVLVGVLVALIVIGAITQPQLYSDSTWVWNNMVSILQLASVVGVVTVGMTFVIIGGGIDLSVGAIVALAGVWCTTLATQSYGTVGMIFTAIVVGVSVGLINGVLISYGRLVPFIATLAMLVSARGLAAAISGKQTQISANTVINSLASDRVLGVPLLVYILAVVAVAGWVLLNRTTFGRRTVAVGGNPEAARLAGIDVKRHTMLLYALSGLCCGIAAIMLTSQATSAQAAMGNLYELDAIAAAIIGGTLLSGGRGTIVGSILGVLIFATITNLFAINGLSTEAQNMVKGGIIVAAVLVQQFRFKSVTQFFDRQRATTAS, from the coding sequence GTGGCCCGCAACCTGGTCCTGGTCGGCGTACTCGTCGCGCTGATCGTCATCGGCGCCATCACCCAGCCGCAGCTCTACAGCGACTCCACCTGGGTGTGGAACAACATGGTGTCGATCCTGCAACTGGCATCGGTCGTCGGCGTGGTCACGGTCGGGATGACGTTCGTCATCATCGGCGGCGGGATCGACCTCTCGGTCGGCGCGATCGTCGCCCTGGCCGGGGTGTGGTGCACGACGCTGGCCACCCAGTCGTACGGCACCGTCGGCATGATCTTCACGGCGATCGTGGTGGGCGTGTCCGTCGGGCTGATCAACGGGGTGCTCATCTCGTACGGCCGTCTGGTGCCCTTCATCGCCACCCTGGCGATGCTCGTGTCGGCCCGCGGCCTGGCCGCGGCGATCTCCGGCAAACAGACGCAGATCTCCGCCAACACCGTCATCAACAGTCTCGCCAGCGACCGGGTCCTGGGCGTCCCGCTGCTGGTCTACATCCTCGCCGTCGTCGCGGTGGCCGGCTGGGTGCTGCTGAACCGCACCACGTTCGGCCGGCGCACGGTGGCGGTCGGCGGCAACCCGGAGGCCGCGCGCCTGGCCGGCATCGACGTCAAACGGCACACCATGCTGCTGTACGCGCTGTCCGGACTGTGCTGCGGCATCGCCGCGATCATGCTGACGTCCCAGGCGACGTCCGCGCAGGCGGCCATGGGCAACCTGTACGAGCTGGACGCCATCGCCGCCGCGATCATCGGTGGCACCCTGCTCAGCGGGGGCCGGGGAACGATCGTCGGTTCCATCCTGGGCGTGCTCATCTTCGCGACGATCACCAACCTGTTCGCCATCAACGGTCTCTCCACCGAGGCCCAGAACATGGTGAAGGGCGGCATCATCGTCGCGGCGGTCCTGGTCCAGCAGTTCCGCTTCAAGTCCGTCACGCAGTTCTTCGACCGGCAACGGGCAACAACCGCCAGCTGA
- a CDS encoding SCO3242 family prenyltransferase: protein MTGWRDLAELVRAPAALSVPGDVIAGAAAAGTLRPRTLALAGASVCLYWAGMAANDLADRKIDAVERPGRPIPSGRVRPGTALGVAVALTGAGVTIAALAGGRRAAAVAVPLAGAIWAYDLVAKQTAAGPAVMAACRGLDVLLGAGTGRRRAAVPAACTVAAHTYLITLLSRRETTGATAALPASTLAGTAVVAGAAASPTTTVGGLLSAWYAARFGAAQQRALTSPDATTLQGAVTAGITAFPALQGALTARAGRPVAGVAVAGAALLAGPLARKVSPT, encoded by the coding sequence GTGACCGGCTGGCGGGATCTGGCCGAGCTGGTCCGCGCGCCCGCCGCCCTGTCGGTGCCCGGTGACGTGATCGCCGGAGCGGCCGCGGCCGGCACCCTGCGACCGCGGACCCTGGCGCTGGCCGGCGCGTCCGTCTGCCTCTACTGGGCGGGCATGGCCGCCAACGACCTCGCGGACCGGAAGATCGACGCGGTCGAGCGGCCCGGGCGGCCCATCCCGTCCGGCCGGGTCCGGCCCGGCACCGCGCTGGGCGTCGCCGTGGCCCTGACCGGCGCGGGGGTCACGATCGCGGCGCTCGCCGGGGGCCGCCGGGCCGCCGCGGTCGCGGTTCCGCTGGCCGGTGCCATCTGGGCGTACGACCTGGTGGCCAAGCAGACCGCCGCCGGGCCCGCCGTGATGGCGGCCTGCCGTGGGCTCGACGTGCTGCTCGGCGCCGGCACCGGGCGGCGCCGGGCGGCGGTTCCGGCCGCCTGTACGGTGGCCGCGCACACGTACCTGATCACGCTGTTGTCCCGCCGGGAGACGACCGGCGCCACCGCCGCGCTGCCCGCCTCGACTCTGGCCGGCACCGCGGTCGTCGCGGGCGCCGCCGCCTCGCCGACGACGACCGTCGGCGGACTGCTCTCGGCCTGGTACGCGGCCCGCTTCGGCGCCGCCCAGCAACGCGCCCTGACCAGCCCGGACGCGACGACGTTGCAGGGCGCGGTGACGGCCGGGATCACCGCGTTCCCGGCGTTGCAGGGCGCCCTGACCGCCCGCGCCGGCCGTCCCGTGGCGGGCGTCGCGGTGGCCGGCGCCGCGCTCCTGGCCGGCCCGCTGGCCCGGAAGGTGAGCCCCACATGA
- the eboE gene encoding metabolite traffic protein EboE → MRVRRPDGRQVHLGYCTNVHPAEDLPGIIGQLDTYAVAVRERLGADVLGLGLWLAAPMAAVLAEDGEARRGLRRELDVRGLEVVTLNGFPYEAFQAPVVKHAVYRPDWTTPERLDHTLNLARILVDLLPADADRGSVSTLPLAWREPWTTESHDAARRMLDRLAEGLAEIAWQTGRVVRVAFEPEPGCVAETTAQAVDMLAGTDTDRLGVCLDLAHLACAWEDPKAAVDRLATAGIPIVKVQVSAALEVTDPVAARPVLERYAEPRFLHQTRTAAGHACDDLDLALAENPPGPWRIHFHVPLHTPPAPPLTATTPLLRDALAVVDCDHFDVETYTWDVLPAGQRPTSPAELADGIAGELAWTRDQLTGGHA, encoded by the coding sequence ATGCGGGTCCGCCGTCCGGACGGCCGGCAGGTCCACCTCGGCTACTGCACCAATGTGCACCCCGCCGAGGACCTGCCCGGCATCATCGGCCAGCTCGACACGTACGCCGTCGCGGTCCGGGAACGGCTCGGCGCCGACGTGCTCGGGCTCGGCCTGTGGCTGGCCGCGCCGATGGCCGCCGTGCTCGCCGAGGACGGCGAGGCCCGCCGGGGGCTGCGCCGGGAACTGGACGTGCGCGGTCTGGAGGTGGTCACCCTCAACGGTTTCCCGTACGAGGCGTTCCAGGCGCCGGTGGTCAAGCACGCCGTCTACCGGCCCGACTGGACGACCCCGGAACGGCTGGACCACACGCTGAACCTGGCCCGGATCCTGGTCGATCTGCTGCCCGCCGACGCCGACCGGGGTTCGGTGTCGACGCTGCCGCTGGCCTGGCGTGAGCCGTGGACGACGGAGAGCCACGACGCCGCCCGGCGGATGCTGGACCGGCTCGCCGAAGGACTGGCCGAGATCGCCTGGCAGACCGGCCGGGTGGTCCGGGTGGCGTTCGAACCGGAGCCCGGCTGTGTCGCCGAGACCACCGCGCAGGCCGTCGACATGCTGGCCGGCACGGACACCGACCGGCTCGGCGTCTGCCTGGACCTGGCCCACCTGGCGTGCGCCTGGGAGGATCCGAAAGCCGCGGTGGACCGCCTCGCCACGGCCGGGATCCCGATCGTCAAGGTGCAGGTGTCGGCCGCCCTGGAGGTCACCGACCCGGTCGCGGCCCGGCCGGTGCTGGAGCGGTACGCCGAACCCCGGTTCCTGCACCAGACCCGTACCGCCGCCGGCCACGCCTGCGACGACCTGGACCTCGCCCTGGCCGAGAACCCGCCCGGCCCGTGGCGCATCCACTTCCACGTGCCGCTGCACACGCCACCCGCGCCACCGCTGACCGCCACCACACCGCTGCTGCGTGACGCGCTGGCCGTCGTGGACTGCGACCACTTCGACGTGGAGACCTACACCTGGGACGTGCTGCCGGCCGGGCAGCGGCCCACCTCGCCCGCGGAACTGGCCGACGGCATCGCCGGTGAGCTCGCCTGGACCCGCGACCAGCTCACCGGAGGGCACGCATGA
- a CDS encoding EboA domain-containing protein, producing the protein MEENAWLTDAVARVGDSPAAIVRLFAAAGRHCRPEENARTRLLLALPPETVPHWVDDLYRHGDAGERLAILTALPALPLGAEAVPLLHDALRTNDTRLITAALGPYARHLDQHTWRQAVLKCVFMGVPLEKIDDLDRRADRELAAMVSALRAEREAAGRRLPDDAHRLLDRIP; encoded by the coding sequence ATGGAAGAGAACGCCTGGCTCACCGACGCCGTCGCGAGAGTCGGTGACAGTCCCGCGGCGATCGTGCGCCTGTTCGCTGCGGCCGGACGCCACTGCCGCCCCGAGGAGAACGCGCGGACCCGGCTGCTGCTCGCGCTGCCACCGGAGACGGTGCCCCACTGGGTCGACGACCTGTACCGGCACGGCGACGCGGGCGAGAGGCTCGCGATCCTCACGGCACTGCCGGCGCTGCCGCTCGGCGCCGAGGCGGTGCCACTGCTGCACGACGCGTTGCGCACCAACGACACCCGGCTCATCACGGCCGCCCTCGGCCCGTACGCCCGGCATCTCGACCAGCACACCTGGCGGCAGGCCGTGCTCAAGTGCGTCTTCATGGGCGTACCCCTGGAAAAGATCGACGACCTGGACCGGCGCGCCGACCGTGAGCTGGCCGCGATGGTCTCCGCTCTGCGCGCGGAGCGCGAGGCGGCCGGACGCCGGCTGCCCGACGACGCGCACCGCCTGCTCGACCGCATCCCCTGA
- a CDS encoding sugar phosphate isomerase/epimerase family protein gives MSELRFGYGTNGFANHRLDDALAVIADLGYEGVALTLDHDHLDPFAADLPRRVGEVSARLSSLGLAVVIETGARYLLDPWRKHSPTLLDDDRELRLEFLRRAVDIGADLGAEAVSFWAGVRPAAVAEATAWDRLVDGCARIVEAARERGVTLGFEPEPGMLVPDIAGWRRLHADLGAPAGFGITLDIGHCRCLEPIPVPGCVTAVAEHLVNVQIDDMRRDVHEHLEFGTGEIDFPPVLAALSAAGYAGLVAVELPRHSHAAPTVAARSLEFLRAAEK, from the coding sequence ATGAGCGAGCTGCGGTTCGGGTACGGCACCAACGGTTTCGCCAACCACCGGCTTGACGACGCGCTCGCCGTGATCGCCGACCTGGGCTACGAGGGGGTGGCGCTCACCCTCGACCACGACCATCTCGATCCGTTCGCGGCCGACCTGCCCCGCCGGGTCGGCGAGGTGTCCGCCCGGCTGTCGTCGCTGGGCCTCGCCGTGGTGATCGAGACCGGCGCCCGGTACCTGCTGGATCCCTGGCGCAAACACTCACCCACCCTGCTCGACGACGACCGTGAGCTGCGGTTGGAGTTCCTGCGCCGGGCCGTCGACATCGGCGCGGACCTCGGCGCCGAGGCGGTGTCGTTCTGGGCCGGGGTGCGTCCCGCCGCCGTCGCCGAGGCCACCGCCTGGGACCGGCTCGTCGACGGCTGCGCGCGGATCGTCGAGGCGGCCCGGGAACGCGGCGTCACCCTCGGCTTCGAGCCGGAGCCGGGAATGCTCGTGCCGGACATCGCCGGCTGGCGGCGGCTGCACGCCGACCTCGGCGCACCGGCCGGGTTCGGCATTACCCTCGACATCGGGCACTGTCGATGCCTGGAGCCGATCCCGGTTCCCGGCTGTGTGACGGCGGTGGCCGAACACCTGGTCAACGTCCAGATCGACGACATGCGGCGCGACGTACACGAGCACCTCGAATTCGGCACCGGGGAGATCGATTTCCCGCCGGTGCTGGCGGCCCTGTCCGCCGCCGGGTACGCCGGGCTCGTCGCCGTGGAGTTGCCCCGCCATTCGCACGCCGCCCCCACGGTCGCGGCCCGGTCCCTGGAATTCCTGCGAGCCGCCGAGAAGTAA
- a CDS encoding Gfo/Idh/MocA family protein, with the protein MVGYAFMGAAHSQAWRTVNRVFDLPLHARMSVVCGRDEANVAAAAARLGWEQHTTDWRALVSRDDIDLIDICTPGDSHAEIAIAALAAGKHVLCEKPLANTIDEARQMAAAAELRAAAGVRSMCGFNYRRVPAVALMRRMVADGRIGDIRHIRAVYLQDWITDPQFPLVWRLQKDKAGSGALGDIGAHIIDLTQFVTGQRITGVTALTETFVKERPLPQASSGLSAAAGDGNGTVTTGQVTVDDAALFLARLDGGAIATYEATRFATGRKNGLRVEINGSLGSIAFDFERMNELEFYDATEPSTEQGFTTILVTEPDHPYLSAWWPPGHGIGYEHSFTHQARDLIEAIATGADPAPSFTDALQVQLVLDAVLRSAGHGSGWTDVEPIFAEVAA; encoded by the coding sequence ATGGTCGGCTACGCGTTCATGGGCGCCGCGCACTCACAGGCGTGGCGCACCGTGAACCGCGTGTTCGACCTGCCCCTGCACGCCCGGATGTCGGTGGTGTGCGGCCGTGACGAGGCGAACGTCGCCGCGGCGGCGGCCCGGCTCGGCTGGGAGCAGCACACCACCGACTGGCGGGCGCTGGTGTCCCGTGACGACATCGACCTGATCGACATCTGTACGCCCGGGGACAGCCACGCCGAGATCGCGATCGCGGCACTCGCCGCCGGCAAACACGTCCTCTGCGAGAAGCCGCTGGCCAACACGATCGACGAGGCCCGGCAGATGGCCGCGGCCGCGGAACTCCGGGCGGCGGCCGGCGTCCGGTCGATGTGCGGATTCAACTACCGGCGGGTGCCCGCGGTCGCGCTGATGCGGCGGATGGTGGCCGACGGGCGGATCGGCGACATCCGGCACATCCGCGCCGTCTACCTCCAGGACTGGATCACCGACCCCCAGTTCCCGCTGGTCTGGCGGCTGCAGAAGGACAAGGCGGGCTCCGGCGCGCTCGGCGACATCGGCGCGCACATCATCGACCTCACCCAGTTCGTCACCGGTCAGCGCATCACCGGGGTGACCGCGCTGACCGAGACGTTCGTCAAGGAACGGCCGCTGCCGCAGGCCTCCAGCGGGCTCAGCGCGGCGGCCGGGGACGGCAACGGCACGGTCACCACCGGGCAGGTGACCGTCGACGACGCCGCGCTGTTCCTGGCCCGGCTCGACGGGGGCGCGATCGCCACGTACGAGGCGACCCGCTTCGCGACCGGCCGCAAGAACGGGCTGCGCGTGGAGATCAACGGCTCGCTGGGGTCGATCGCCTTCGACTTCGAGCGGATGAACGAACTCGAGTTCTACGACGCCACCGAACCGTCCACCGAACAGGGCTTCACCACGATCCTGGTGACCGAACCGGATCACCCGTACCTGTCCGCCTGGTGGCCGCCCGGCCACGGGATCGGTTACGAGCACTCCTTCACCCACCAGGCCCGCGACCTGATCGAGGCGATCGCCACCGGAGCCGACCCGGCCCCGTCGTTCACCGATGCCCTCCAGGTGCAGCTGGTGCTGGACGCCGTCCTCCGCTCGGCCGGGCACGGCTCCGGCTGGACCGACGTGGAGCCGATCTTCGCGGAGGTGGCCGCCTGA